Proteins from one Ketobacter alkanivorans genomic window:
- the tagF gene encoding type VI secretion system-associated protein TagF — protein MASEIGFFGKLPGYGDFIERNLPRSFVEVWDQWLQRAMAGSRQMLGEQWLDSYLTSPVWRFALSSGCVDGHAWLGIMLPSVDRVGRYFPLTIALPMSSGVNLSLALYHNAPWFKRLHEIGLACLQESPTVEAVVDVLETLSDPVLVPWRAEPSQMRSVGNCVSLVASSDVKPEHGDVSLRQSLVQNEALLRQHYASFSLWYSAGDEQVPDVQLNSEFLPDPVGYVSMLTGRWPDYGWNQIG, from the coding sequence ATGGCCAGTGAAATAGGCTTCTTTGGCAAATTGCCTGGCTACGGCGATTTTATTGAGCGCAACCTGCCCCGTAGTTTTGTTGAAGTATGGGATCAATGGTTGCAGCGGGCCATGGCGGGCAGTCGTCAAATGCTGGGTGAGCAGTGGCTCGACAGTTATCTTACCTCCCCGGTGTGGCGTTTCGCGCTGTCATCCGGGTGTGTCGATGGCCACGCCTGGCTGGGGATCATGTTGCCCAGTGTGGACAGAGTAGGGCGCTATTTTCCCCTTACCATTGCCTTACCCATGAGCAGCGGTGTTAATCTTAGTTTGGCTCTGTATCACAACGCTCCGTGGTTTAAACGTTTGCATGAGATAGGCTTGGCCTGTTTGCAGGAATCCCCAACCGTCGAAGCGGTTGTCGATGTGCTCGAAACGCTTTCAGACCCGGTGTTGGTGCCCTGGCGTGCCGAGCCCAGCCAGATGCGATCGGTTGGCAACTGCGTGTCACTGGTTGCAAGTAGTGACGTGAAACCCGAGCATGGTGACGTGTCACTCCGACAAAGCCTTGTACAAAATGAGGCCTTGTTAAGGCAGCACTACGCCAGTTTCAGCCTTTGGTACAGTGCGGGAGATGAGCAGGTGCCGGATGTACAATTAAACAGCGAATTTCTACCCGATCCGGTGGGCTATGTATCCATGCTCACCGGGCGGTGGCCCGATTATGGCTGGAATCAGATTGGATAA
- the tssA gene encoding type VI secretion system protein TssA, producing MASPHIIDIDELLQPISENQPQGSDIREDSSSTSLYYQIKDARNTARAAERASLFDPDEAANVLNAWRPILDLAPTILKEHSKDLEVASWLIEALIRFHDFPGLRDGIKLTRGLVDNFWENLYPEPDEDGIETKVAPLAGLNGDSGEGTLLAPIRNALITTESSVGAYSFWQYQQARDAARITDPDKREEKEATLGFTQRQIETAVAEASNEYYQNLVDDLEGAVADFKAMNDVLRQHCGHEAPPYSLILETLEEVLRAVRFLAKDKLAVAAPEEEAMTETSAGEAPVAVAPGASAGTSGPISSREDALRRLDEVAKYFRATEPHTPLVTGIERLVRWGRMPMAELILELVPDPTARAFYQHLTGAKLNESDDQADLSATYAATASTISQPQATSSNTEEDSGGGW from the coding sequence ATGGCATCTCCACACATCATCGACATCGACGAACTGCTGCAGCCCATCTCTGAGAACCAGCCCCAGGGTTCCGATATTCGTGAAGATTCTTCCTCCACGTCGTTGTATTACCAAATAAAAGACGCACGCAATACCGCCCGTGCAGCAGAACGGGCCAGCCTGTTTGATCCGGATGAAGCCGCCAATGTGCTGAATGCCTGGCGCCCGATACTGGATCTGGCACCGACGATACTAAAAGAACACAGCAAAGATCTGGAAGTAGCCAGCTGGCTGATTGAAGCCCTGATCCGCTTCCATGATTTCCCCGGACTCCGTGACGGCATCAAGCTTACCAGAGGCCTGGTGGATAACTTCTGGGAAAACCTCTACCCGGAACCGGATGAGGATGGCATAGAAACCAAAGTGGCACCCCTGGCCGGCCTCAATGGTGACAGCGGCGAAGGCACTTTACTTGCGCCCATTCGTAACGCCCTAATAACCACCGAAAGCTCGGTGGGAGCCTACAGTTTCTGGCAATATCAACAGGCCAGGGACGCTGCCAGAATCACCGATCCAGACAAACGTGAAGAAAAAGAAGCCACACTGGGATTCACCCAGAGACAGATAGAAACCGCCGTTGCCGAGGCATCCAACGAATACTATCAGAATCTGGTAGACGACCTGGAAGGGGCCGTGGCGGATTTCAAAGCCATGAATGACGTCCTGCGTCAGCATTGTGGTCACGAAGCACCACCGTATTCTTTGATACTGGAAACATTAGAAGAAGTACTGCGCGCTGTGCGTTTTTTAGCCAAAGATAAATTGGCTGTGGCTGCCCCTGAGGAAGAGGCTATGACCGAAACATCCGCAGGAGAAGCACCAGTGGCGGTGGCTCCAGGAGCCAGCGCTGGCACCAGTGGCCCCATTAGCAGTCGCGAAGATGCCCTGCGTCGGCTGGATGAGGTGGCCAAGTATTTCCGCGCCACCGAGCCTCATACTCCCCTGGTGACAGGAATTGAGCGCTTGGTACGCTGGGGTCGCATGCCGATGGCAGAATTGATACTGGAACTGGTGCCGGATCCCACCGCGCGCGCCTTCTACCAGCACCTTACCGGTGCTAAGCTCAACGAAAGTGATGATCAGGCGGACTTGAGTGCGACCTATGCCGCGACGGCGAGCACCATCAGCCAGCCACAAGCCACTTCATCCAATACCGAAGAAGACAGTGGTGGAGGTTGGTAG
- the tssB gene encoding type VI secretion system contractile sheath small subunit: MADSIHDKLKRVRKPRVHITYDVETGGAEQTKELPFVMGVMGDYSGDNTANKKSLKERKFVGIDRDNFNQVMGNVNPTVSMKVENTLAGDDSEMAVDLSFKNMDDFDPTAIVNQVEPLKQLLEARNKLRDLMSKADRSEELETILEDILQNTDKVTSISQELGLGKEGEE; encoded by the coding sequence ATGGCTGATAGCATTCACGACAAACTCAAACGTGTGCGCAAACCCCGCGTTCACATAACTTATGATGTAGAAACCGGCGGCGCTGAGCAGACCAAAGAGTTGCCCTTTGTGATGGGCGTGATGGGGGATTACTCCGGCGACAACACGGCAAACAAGAAATCCTTGAAAGAACGTAAGTTCGTGGGCATTGACCGTGACAACTTCAATCAGGTTATGGGCAACGTAAACCCTACCGTTTCCATGAAAGTGGAAAACACACTGGCGGGGGATGACAGCGAAATGGCGGTCGATCTATCCTTCAAAAATATGGATGACTTTGATCCAACCGCCATCGTGAATCAGGTAGAGCCGTTAAAGCAGTTGCTGGAAGCGCGCAACAAGCTGCGTGATCTGATGAGCAAGGCGGATCGCTCCGAAGAGCTGGAAACCATTTTGGAAGACATCCTGCAGAATACTGACAAGGTGACTTCCATTTCACAAGAACTGGGCCTCGGTAAGGAAGGGGAAGAATAA